A window of Halovivax gelatinilyticus genomic DNA:
CTGCGCGATCACGTCGAACGGTTCTAGCGCGTCCGTCCAGATCGCCTCGTCGACCGTCTCCGCGAGACCGGCGACCTTCCGATCGGTGCCGACGCGGTCGGTGTGCCGGGTCGCGATTTCGGCTTCGAGTTCGCGGGCGATTCGGCCGTTCGACACCGTGTGAACGTGTGCGCCACGGTCGGCACCCTGCTCGCGTAGACGGGTTTCGAGTCGTTCGAGTCGCGTTACACCGACTTTGACGACGTCGGGGGCGAATCCGGCCAGGTAGACGGCGTGATCGTCGAAACAGTCCATCTCGTCTTTGAGGCAGGTACCCGTACAGCGCGCACAGACCCACGTCGAGGCGTGGTCGTCGCAGTAGGGGACGCTCGTCCGGTCGCAGGCGACGTGGCGTCCCGTTTCGCGATCGACGACGCCGGCACACCGTCGCGCTCCGAGGGCGTACTCGAGCCGGTCGCCCGGTTCGATCGCGCGACGGCTGACCGAGCCGTCGTCGCTCTCGAGTAACGCGGGCCCGCGTGCCGTCGGTTCGTACCCAACCAGTTGCACGCGAAGACGTTGGGCGAGCGCAACGAAAGGTGTGGCGTTGTGTATCCGTTTCGTCGGATCGACGGCCGCCGTTGCACGGTCGTCGGGGGAAAGAATTAGGTTACGTTCGAACGAATCGACGCGTATGTCACTCACCGGGTCGCTCGAAACGGCGCGCGACGAAGACGGGATCACGTTCACGCTGGTCGTCACGAACGAGGGAGACGAACCGATCACCGCGCGGTTTTCGAACGGCTGTCGCGTCGACGTCGCCGTCACCGACGACGGCGGCGAGATCTGGCGCTACACCGACGGGCGAATGTTTACGCAGGTGCTCGGCGAGGAGACGTTCGAACCGGGCGAATCGCGACGGTTCGACGTCCAGTGGCGTGACCCAGAGCCGGGGTCTTACGCGGCCGACGGTGAACTGACGGCCCAGAACCGGACCTGCACGGCGACGACCGAGTTTTCCGTCTGAACTGGTCACTGGTCTCCCGGTCGGCTTCGTTCCCGATCGTTCAGCGTTTCGCGAACGAAACTACAAACAATTATGAGAGATGGCCCAAATTTCAGCGCGTATGCAGCTACTCGATCGCCTGAAAACGGGTCTCGTGCTGACGAAAGACGCGATACTGGTGTTGCGCCACCACCCGCGACTGGTGATCTTCCCCGTCGTGAGCGCCATCACCGGATTGGCCTTTCTCGCGCTGTTTCTCGGCGTGACGTTCGGCCTGATGGCCATCGATCCCCAGGGGGCGATGCTCGTCGGCCTCGGGGCGGCGTACCTCGTGTTGACGTTCGTCTCCTCGTTTTTCGCCGCCGGGCTGGTTCACCAGACGCGCGAGGCACTCGCCGACAACGAGCCGTCGCTGAAAGCGGGGATGAACGCCGCCTGGGAGGTAAAGGGCCAACTCTTCGTCTGGGCGCTCATCAGTGCGACAATCGGCGTGCTCATCAACGCGCTCGAAAACTCCGACTCGCGACTAGCCCGACTGTTCGGAACGATATTCGGCGTCGCCTGGACGCTCATGACCTTCTTCATCATCCCCGTCATCGTCTTCGAGCGAACCTCGATCACGGGAATGTTCAAAGAGAGCGCGGGAACGTTCAAGGAACTCTGGGGCGAGACGCCAGTGAGCCTGATCGCCGTTCAGGTGATCGGCTTTCTCGTCGTTTTGCCGTTCGTCGTCATCGGCTACGCGCTGTACCCGATCGATCCCATCTTCACCATCGGGGCGGTGCTCACCGGCGTCCTGCTCTCCTTCCTGATCGGACAGACGCTCCAGGGCGTCATCAAGACCACGCTGTACCTCTACGCGACCGAGGGTAAGCGCGCCGAAGAGTTCGACGACGTGGACCTGGACGCGCTCACCAGCGATCGATCCGCCGAGAAGAAGTCGGCGAGTCCACCGAAGACGGGCGGATTCCACTAGCAACTCGTTCGGATCCATACCCGTCGGTGCGGTTTGGCCGACGTTCATTGGCGGAGCCGTTGTGTCGTCTCCGGTAACTGGACGGTCCTCTCGAACACGCGCCCGGAGTGAGAAAGCATATATCGTTGCTCTCCCGCCATCCGGCACGATGAGTTCACACACGGTGGCCGACGTTCTCGATCGAGTCGCCGAACGACGGCGGGCAAAACGCTGTCCCGCGTGTGCCGGCGTCGTCTCGATCCGCGGGTTCAACGGCGAGTACGCCTGGCGTTGCATCGACTGTGAGGCGGTCGGAATCGGCTACGACACCCGCGCGGCCGCGCTCGACGGTGTCAAGCGGGCCCGTTCTCGACGGTGACATTTCCTCGGCGCATCTTGCAACGGCCGGCACGGCGGTTTTGTGACCTATCGTGGTAGCGGTGACCGAATCGCTATGACGCTAACAGAGATCGCAACGACGGACGTTGTAACGGTCGATCCCGACACGGAGATCAGAGCGGTACTCACCCAGATGGACGAGCGACACGTCGGCAGCGCCGTCGTGACCGACGGCGACGACCCGACGGGAATCATCACCGATCGAATGATCGCGATGGCGTTTCGCGAGACCGACTCGGTGACCGACCTGGTTGCGAGCGACGTCATGACCGACGATCTCGTGACGACGTCCGAAGATCGGACTCACTACGAGGTGCTGGAGACGATGCGGGACGAGGGGATCAGGCGACTCCCGATCGTCTCAGACGGGACGCTCTCTGGAATCATCACACTCGACGACCTCCTGATGGTCACGGCCGCTGAGCTGTCGAACGCCTCCGACGTGATCGAACGTCAGGCGAGCGGATCGTAGCGACGAAGGCTGTCCGAGAAACCGGTAGGCTCTGCCGGAACTGGGTGGAAACACCTAACCGTCACCGCTCGACAGCATCGACCGATGACTACCCCAATCCCGACCGGTCGATCGAACGTCGACGTTCGGCGACGTCGGCTCGGCGGACTCGCGCTCGCGTTCTGCGTGTTCGTCCTCGCCGTTGGTCACCTGTTCGTCCTCCGGTTCGTCTCCGGGCTAACCGTCGGTATTCCGAACTGGCTCTGGGTGCAGTTGGGCGTACTTTGCGTGATGTTCGCGCTGGCGTGGGCGGCCGTCCGGTTGTGGCGAACGAACGCGCCGGGGGGCCGGCGATAATGCTGTCGCTCGCGCAACTGACCTTCCTGAGTTACCTCGTCTTCGTGCTCCTGGTGGGGCTCTACGCCGGCAGATTTACCGAGAAGACGCCCGCCGATTTCTACCTGGCCGGCCGAACCATCGGACCGATCACCCTAGCGCTGACGCTGGCGGCGACCGTTCTGAGCGCGTTCACCGTCTTCGGGATCGGCGAAGACGTCGTCGGTGGCGGCCTCGGCGTCTTCTCGTTTCTCGCGATCGCGGCCGTCTTCTACACGTTCGTCTTCGCGACCGTCGGCGTCGCGCTCTATCGTATCGGCCGTGAACGAGACGTCCTCACCCCCTCGGAGTACGTCCGGGAGCGCTACGACAGTCCCCTGCTCGGGCTGTGCTATCTCGTCGTCACCGGCGTCTTCATGGTCGCCATGATCGCCGGCCAGCTGATCGGCGGCGGCGTCGCGCTGGAGACGCTCGTCGACGTCCCCTACGAGTACGCGATCCTGGCGATGGCGGCTTTCATGATCGTCTACGTCCACGTGGCGGGCTATCGCGGCGTCGTCTGGTCGGACGTGATTCAGTCGACGGTCCTGCTCGTGATCCTCGCGAGCGTCGTCGGTTACGTGCTCTTCGGCCTCGACGGTTCGGCCATCGCGGCGGATGCGGTCGAAACCCAGCCGGGACTGTTCGACGTAACCGGGCCATTGGAACTGTGGACCCCGCTGTTCGTCGTGACGGCGGCGCTCGCCTTTACGGTCGGCGTTCCCGGCTATCCACACACCATCCAGCGCTACTTCTCGGCGACCGACGAGTCGACGATGGTCAGTTCCGGATTTCTCTTCGCGGCGATCGCGATTCCGATCTACCTCTTCGGCGCGTTACTCGGCGCGTGGGCGCTCGGGGTCATTCCGATGCCGGAGAACCCGGAGTACGTGATCCCGCTGTTCGTCGAGGCGCTGTTACACCCCGTGGTCTTCGGTGTCGTCATGGCGGCGGCGACGGCGGCGATCATGTCGACGGCCGACTCGGTCGCGCTGACGATGAGTTCGATGATCAGCCGGGACGTCTACGCCACGTTCGTCGATCCCGACGCGAGCCCGCGGGTCGAAGTTCGAGTCACGCAGGTGCTGTTGATCGCGATCGTCTGCGCGTCGGTCGGCCTCGCCCTGGTCCGGCCGGCCGGTATCTTCGCTCTCATCGAACTGGCGGTCGTCGGATTTGCTGCGACCACGGCACCGGTTTTTCTCGGCGCCTACTGGCGGCGAGCAACCGCTCCGGCGGGCGTCGCCTCCTTGCTCTGCGGTCCCGGGGTCACCGTCCTGTTCTCGACGGGTACGATCCCTGGGGCGTACACGTTCGGTATGCACTACGGGTTCGTCGGCGTCCTCGTCGCCTACGCGATTTTCGTCGGGGTTAGCCTCACGACGAGCGCGCCGTCGACCGACGCCATCTCGACTCACTCGCGTCGATTCTTACAGCGCGGCGAGTGACCGCCACGAGCGATACCAACTATCTTTTACCGTCGTTTCGTAGCCGGTCTCAATGAGTGAGGACGCCGATCGAGACGAGACGACCCGGGCGATCATGGAAGGGACCTACCGGGCGCTCTGTGAACACGGCTATCCCGAAACCACGATCTCGAAGATCGCAGACGAGTTCGGCCGGAGCCGATCGCTGTTGTACTACCACTACGAGGACAAAGACGAACTCCTCACCGACTTTCTTCGGTTTCTGATCGACCGAGTCGAGTCCGATCTCGACACGGAGGCGCTCGACGACCCTGCGGAGGAACTCACCCAGTCGATCGATCGGTTCGTCCCCGAACCGATGGACGACGATCAGCTCAACTTTCGCCAGGCGTACTTCGAAATTCGCTCGCAGGCGCCGCACAAACCAACCTACCGGGCGCTGATCGGCGAAACCGACGCGCTCATCATCGACCACCTGGCCGACACGATCGAACGGGGGATCGAGGACGGGACGTTTCGCGCGGTCGACGCCGAGGCGACGGCGTCGTTTCTCTACTCGTCGATGTACGGGACCATGGTCCGCGGGGTGACGCTCGAGGAGCAATCGCTGATCCGACGGAACCGGGAGACGCTTTTCGACTACGTCGATCGCCACCTGCGTTCGTGAGCTCGATCCGGACGACCCCGGCCTGCGCCGGTTTCAACACATTCTTATCGCCTCTGACTGAACGGTCAGTATAACACGCTGAATCGGTCGAGGGAATCGAACCGTTCCGGCGGGTGGCGATCGGCGATGAACGAGACGATAACACGCAGACGATCACAGATCGAAGATGAACTGAGAGCGACGGTTCCGTCGTGGGTGTTCGAATCCAGCGCACTCGCCGAGGACGGCTCTGCCGTCGACGATGGTACGTTCGGCCCCCGAACTCGAGCGCAGGTGTTCTACGCGGTGAGCGACGCGCTCTCTAAGATACCGTTCGAACCATCCCGGTTCGTCCCCGTCGCTGTCGCCCTGGAACTCGCACACGTCCACCTCGAGGTTCACCAGCGGGCGGCCGTGCAACTGTCTGCGTCCGTCGACGAGTACGACCCGACGATGGACATCCTCCGCGGTGACGTGCTCCTCTCGCGGGCGTTCGAACAGTTCGGTTCGGTCGACCTTCCCGCCGATCGGACGAAGGCCTGTCTCTCCGAGCTGAGCCGGGCCTGTCGACGCGCACAAGAGGCGTACGCGATGGTAGCCGCCGACGACTTGGTCGATTCCGTCGACGGCTCGACCGATTTCGGTGTCGTCTCCGGGAAACTCGAATCCCGGCTGGGTGCGCTGGTCGGGTGTGCCGGCGCCGTTGGCGGTCTCGTCGCCGGCGTCGATCTCGACGAGATAGTACCGCTGCGCGAGCACTCGACGCGCCTCGGGTCGCACCTTCGCTTCGCCCGGTTGCTGGATCTGGACGGATCGCGCCTCGTTCCGGTCTCGGCGTTCGGAACGCCGAAATCGATCGATCGATGCGTAGAGGGGGTGGTCGAGTGCTTCCCACCCGAGCGACGGGAAACTGGACGGGCCGCTCTCGCCGCGATCGTCGATGCGTCGCTCGCTCCGACCGAGCATCACGAGTCCTGATACGTTCTCTCGGTGTCTAGCAATGCCCGGTCACGCATCGACCACCTCTGGGGCTGACTGAACGTTCAGTATATGTTTCTGGGGCGCGTACCACTGGAGCGATGAATCGCACCCGTCCGTCGATTCGAACCGACCTTGCCAACGCCCGAGACTCGTCCGCGTTCTACTTTTGGGGGGCGGTCGTGAGTGGGCCCCTTTCGCTGATCGTTCCGATCCTCGGAATCGTCGCGGCCTACACCGGTTACCAGTTGACCAAAGTAATGACCAGGCGGTGGGTGGGAGTTTTCATCGCCGTTCTGGGGGCGTTGAACTTCCTGTTCTGGCTCTATCTCATCGTTTTCGTCCCAGAGATTCTACTGGAGGTCGCCCGTTTCGTCCACGGCTCGGTCGTATAGGTACCTCTCGTCGTGCGTGTCCGTCACTCACGGGGTTTCGAACCGAAACCCCTTTTAGGCTAACTGACTAACTGGTTAGTCAGTGACCGACGACGCCCGCGATGCGATCATGCTCGCCACCTACGAAGCGCTCCGTGCTGAGGGCTACAGCGAGCTGACCGCACAGTCTATCGCCGATCGGACGGACAAGAGCAAGGCGGCGCTCTTCTACCACTACGAGTCGAAAGACGAGCTGATCGGGGCGTTCATCGACTACCTCGTCGAAGGGTTCGAAGCGCGGATCGAGCGGACCAGTGATCAACGGCCGGTCGACCGACTGGCCGCGTTCGTCGAGTGGTGGTGCGGTCCCGCCGCGGCGGAGGAGACGGGATACCTCTCGGCGATGCTCGAACTCAGGGCGCAGGCGCCGTACAACGAGACCTACCGGGAGAAATTGCGCGCCAGCGACGATCAGCTTCGGTCGGCGCTGGTAGAGATCCTAGAAGACGGGATGGATTCTGGTGAATTTCGGCCACACGACGCCGAGGTGGTCGCCGATCTGCTCCTCGCGGCCGCAGACGGCGCTCGAATCCGCCAGCTGACGATCGGACGAGATTCCTACAGCGAGACGGTTCGCGACGGCCTCGTCGCCCATCTGCTCGCCGATCTCCTCGAACCCGAGACGGCCTATCCCGCCGATCCGTCCATTTCGATCCCGCCGGACGAGCGACTCGACGGGGTCGAAACGAGCGACGAAGCGGAGGGATCGGTGCGAACGGACGGTGAGGAGACCGAATGAGCGGCGGTACTGACCGATCGGTCAACGTCACCGACGGCGAACTGTTCAAACCGTTGATGGTGCTGTCGGCGCCGATCGTCGCCTCGCAGGTGTTAAACGTCGGCTACAACTTAGCCGATACCTACTGGGTCGGTCGATTGGGCGGCGACGCTATCGCCGCGATGTCGTACTCGTGGGCGGTCGTCTTCCTGATGATCAGCGTCGGTGGCGGGCTCACCGTCGCGGGAACGGTACTGATCGCCCAGAACAAGGGCGCCGGAAACTACGCTCGCTCTAGCCACGTCGCCGGCCAGACGCTCTCGTTCGTGACGATCGTCGCGGTCGCGTTAGCCGCGGTCGGTTACGTCCTGACGCCGTGGTTGATGCGAATGGTCGGGGCGGATCCGGGTGGCGACGCCTACGCGTACGCCGTGGGATACACGCGGATCATGTTCCTCGGCATCGCCTTCATGTTCTGGTTTTTCATCTTCGACGCGCTCTCTCGCGGCTGGGGCGACACGCGAACGCCGCTGTACCTGATGGCGATCAGCGTCACGCTCAACGTGATCATCGACCCATTCCTGATCCTCGGCTTCGACGGCAATCCGCTGTTCGCCTGGGTCGGCGCGACCGGTCTCGAGTCGACCCTGTACGCCGCGACCGGATTCGACGGCTGGGGGGTCGACGGGGCGGCGATCGCGACGATCATCTCACGGGCGCTCGCCGCGGCGATCGGCCTCTACTTGCTCTTTACGGGGAAGGTCGGCCTCGATCCATCGCTCTCGGATCTCTGGCTCGACCGCGCGACGGTTCGAAAGATCATCGACATCGGCGCGCCGGTGGCGACCGAGCAGGGCGTGCGGGCGTTCGGCATCACCGTGTTGACGGCCGTAATCGCGCTCGCCGGGACCGAAGCCGTCGCCGCCTACGGGATCGTCACCCGACTCTCGTCGCTTTTGTTCATGCCGGCGCTCGGGCTCGCCCGGGGAACCGAAACCGTCGTGGGCCAGAACCTCGGCGCCGACCAGGTCGACCGGGCCAAGCAGGCCGTCAAACTGAGTTCGATCGTCATCGTCTCCGCGTTCGTCGTAGTCGTCGCGCTCGCGTACCCCTACGCGGAGACCATTACGGGTATCTTCATCGAGTCCGGCACCGAGGACGCAGCGCAGGTGGTCGAGTACGCCGCCGCCTACGTGTTCATCGCCGGGCCGTCCTACGTCATGCTCGGGGTGTTTCAGATCATGCTCGGCGGGCTGCGCGGCAGCGGTTCGACTCGCGCCGCGATGGTGCTCTCGATCCAGGAGCTGTGGCTCTGGCGGATCCCGATCGCCCTCGTAGCCGTCGTATGGCTCGATATGGGCGTCTACGGCGTCTGGTACGCCGTCGCGATCTCGTACGTCGCCTCGGCGATCATCACCGCCGCCTGGTTCCTCCGGGGAACCTGGACCGAAAACGTCATCGAGGACGACATCGGTCACCACGTTCCCGGAGACTGAACGACGCGAGAATTCGACACGAGCCCGCCCCGCTCGTTACCACGTCGTAAGCGCCCGGGGTCCGTGGAACCAGAGAAGCACGGCGAGGAACGTGAGGGCCCCGGTCAGCGCGAACGCGCCGCCGAGGAAGAACACAGACGACATTCCCACCTCTACCATGAGCCAGCCACCGAGCAACGGAGCGATGACGCTTCCCGGCCGCCAGACGAGTTCCCGGATACCGAAACTCGACGCGACGCCACCCTCTTCAGTTCCCTCGTCGGCGAACAGGGCCATGCTCGCCGGCTCCCGAAAGCTGTCGGCGACGCCGAGGAGCCCGGAGATGACGACCAGCGGCACGAACGCCGGAGAGACGTCGCGGACGATGGTCAGCTGGTGTGGGATCGTCTCGACTGGAACGAGCGCAGGAAGGCTGATGCCGGCGAGTATCGCCGGGACGGTGATGATGAGATCGCTCGGCATACCGAGTGCCGATCCGATCGCCGGCGAGAAGGGAACCGTCAGCGCGATGAGGCCGTAGGCGAGGCCGCCCGCGAAGACGAAAGCCGCGCGGCCGTAGCCGTCGGAGAGCCGCCCGGTGAACGGCTGACAGCACATGTTGGTGAACTTCTCGGCCGTCACGGTGAGCGCGACGGCGAATCCACCGTAGGCCAGGCCACCCTCCGCGGCGGCGACGCCGGCGAAGATGGGGATCCACGTTCTCACGAGCGTGACCGAAAACGCGTACTGGATACGAAAGGTTGAGAGCGTCACGATCCGGCGATTGAGCGCGAGATCGGTGAACGGAAAGCCCTCGATGCGCGTCTCGTCCGGATCGAGGTAGACGAACGTCCCGATCCAGGCGACGAACATGATGACGACGATGATGGCGAAGATGGGGCCGAAACCGAAGGCGTCGTAGAGGCTCCCGGCGCTGACACTTCCGATGATCGACGCGCCGAAGCTCGCGGCGTTGGCCTTGCCGATGTGATTCGCCCGGGTGCCCGCGTGGGCGATCTGGCCGACGAGCGAGAGTGTCATCAGGCCCGCGCCGGTGACCGCGATGCCCTGAAGGGCTCGAATCGCGATGAACGAGCCGCTCGAATCGACTATCGGAAACAGCGCGTAGGCGCCGATCCCGATCGCAAGGACGACGAGGAGGACGGTCCGCTTATCGAACCGGTCGCCGCCCCAGGCGAGCGGGACGATCGCCGCCGTCTGCGCGAGCGTAAACCCTGTCGTGTACATCCCGATGACGAGCCCGGCGCTGATCGTCACGCCGAGGATCGTCGTCCCCGACGGATCGAGATCGTTGATGTAGTACGGCAACAGCGTGATCAGCGTGATGAACCCGAACCCTTCGGCGAACCGGGTGAGATACAGCGCTCGAAACTGCGCCCTGTTTTCGCTCACACCTGTCGGTTCGAGTCGGCGGGGGTATACATTTCGAATCGAAACTGCTTCGTCCGATTCGATACTGGTCAACCCGACCCGGGTCCGTCTGACGCGCGTCTGCCAAACATTTATTCACTATTACCACCGATTACTTTCTGGCCGAATCGTCCCAGGCCCGCATTCCCATTCCCTTGCCCGACCTGGGCGTCGGCTCCGGTGAGTGACTTGCGTCGATCCCCTGTCGGCAGCGACACACCCGCTCGCCGGTCTCCGCACGATTTGACCACCGGTGGGCCAGTTCGGTGCCCATTCGAACCCACCGGTTTTCCCGATAGAGCAGGCGACCGACGGCGCGTCGCTATCCGTCTCCGACCCCTAGGGACGCCGATGGAGCCTGGAAAACACGAACGGCGACCGTTCTTCGCCTGTGAATCGTGTGCCGTCGTCGTCGCGCGCACGGAACCGCCGCGCTCGTGTCGGCTGTGCGAGAGCGATCTCTTTACCGAAGTGATGCCGCGAGAGGTGGCCCAGTAACGCCGACGATTCGATCTCGAGAACTTACTCGACCTGCGTTGTGCGCGCTCGGCCGAAACGGTGGGTAAAACAGTCGAGGACCTCCCAGAGGTGTTCTTCGGTCCGGATTTCCCAGCCGTGGCTGGTCAGGACGGTACTCGATTCGTCCTGGACGGTGAACGTCCAGACGGTCCGTGACTCGAGTTCGTATTCCACCGCGGCAGAGAGCCTGAGTCCGTCGTCCCGACGAAGTTCGATCCACCGATCGTCGGCCGTCTCCAGGCGCCAGGTCATACGCGGTGCTTCAGACCGATCGCTCATAGTACTCGCGATTAGCCCTCGGATCTGTAGCGGGTGAGGACACCGCCCTCTTCTCGAACGGGATCGACGAGGACGGAGCCTACACGCCGTAAGGATGTGTTACGTCGGATCAGAACGCCGTCCACCCACCATCGACCGGAATGTTCGCGCCGGTGATGTACGACGCCCCGTCGGAGGCGAGAAAGACGGCGAGTGGGGCGATTTCATCGGGCTCGGCTGCACGCTCCATCGGTGTGCGCTGGACGACGTACCTGTAGAAACTGTCGTCTTCGAGCACGTCGTCCGTCATCGGCGTGTGAACGAATCCCGGACAAATTCCGTTGACGCGGACGCCTTCGGCGGCGTAGTCGACGGCCACCTGTTGGGTGAAGTTGATCGTGCCTCCTTTGGCCGCCGAGTAGGCGGTCGCCCCTTTGCCGCCGCGCAACCCGTAGATGGATTCGATATTGATGACGCTGCCCTGCGTCTCGCGGAGGTGGGCCATCGCAGCCTTCGTCCCTCGCATCACGCCGCCCAGATTGACGTCG
This region includes:
- a CDS encoding DUF2797 domain-containing protein, encoding MQLVGYEPTARGPALLESDDGSVSRRAIEPGDRLEYALGARRCAGVVDRETGRHVACDRTSVPYCDDHASTWVCARCTGTCLKDEMDCFDDHAVYLAGFAPDVVKVGVTRLERLETRLREQGADRGAHVHTVSNGRIARELEAEIATRHTDRVGTDRKVAGLAETVDEAIWTDALEPFDVIAQHRFDYGFDLEVRPVRETIASGAVVGIKGRVLVVEQGGTNYAVDMRDLVGYHTDSDGSEKRLQTSLDSFGTSE
- a CDS encoding BsuPI-related putative proteinase inhibitor; this translates as MSLTGSLETARDEDGITFTLVVTNEGDEPITARFSNGCRVDVAVTDDGGEIWRYTDGRMFTQVLGEETFEPGESRRFDVQWRDPEPGSYAADGELTAQNRTCTATTEFSV
- a CDS encoding DUF6159 family protein encodes the protein MQLLDRLKTGLVLTKDAILVLRHHPRLVIFPVVSAITGLAFLALFLGVTFGLMAIDPQGAMLVGLGAAYLVLTFVSSFFAAGLVHQTREALADNEPSLKAGMNAAWEVKGQLFVWALISATIGVLINALENSDSRLARLFGTIFGVAWTLMTFFIIPVIVFERTSITGMFKESAGTFKELWGETPVSLIAVQVIGFLVVLPFVVIGYALYPIDPIFTIGAVLTGVLLSFLIGQTLQGVIKTTLYLYATEGKRAEEFDDVDLDALTSDRSAEKKSASPPKTGGFH
- a CDS encoding CBS domain-containing protein, with protein sequence MTLTEIATTDVVTVDPDTEIRAVLTQMDERHVGSAVVTDGDDPTGIITDRMIAMAFRETDSVTDLVASDVMTDDLVTTSEDRTHYEVLETMRDEGIRRLPIVSDGTLSGIITLDDLLMVTAAELSNASDVIERQASGS
- a CDS encoding sodium:solute symporter family protein, whose translation is MLSLAQLTFLSYLVFVLLVGLYAGRFTEKTPADFYLAGRTIGPITLALTLAATVLSAFTVFGIGEDVVGGGLGVFSFLAIAAVFYTFVFATVGVALYRIGRERDVLTPSEYVRERYDSPLLGLCYLVVTGVFMVAMIAGQLIGGGVALETLVDVPYEYAILAMAAFMIVYVHVAGYRGVVWSDVIQSTVLLVILASVVGYVLFGLDGSAIAADAVETQPGLFDVTGPLELWTPLFVVTAALAFTVGVPGYPHTIQRYFSATDESTMVSSGFLFAAIAIPIYLFGALLGAWALGVIPMPENPEYVIPLFVEALLHPVVFGVVMAAATAAIMSTADSVALTMSSMISRDVYATFVDPDASPRVEVRVTQVLLIAIVCASVGLALVRPAGIFALIELAVVGFAATTAPVFLGAYWRRATAPAGVASLLCGPGVTVLFSTGTIPGAYTFGMHYGFVGVLVAYAIFVGVSLTTSAPSTDAISTHSRRFLQRGE
- a CDS encoding TetR/AcrR family transcriptional regulator, giving the protein MSEDADRDETTRAIMEGTYRALCEHGYPETTISKIADEFGRSRSLLYYHYEDKDELLTDFLRFLIDRVESDLDTEALDDPAEELTQSIDRFVPEPMDDDQLNFRQAYFEIRSQAPHKPTYRALIGETDALIIDHLADTIERGIEDGTFRAVDAEATASFLYSSMYGTMVRGVTLEEQSLIRRNRETLFDYVDRHLRS
- a CDS encoding TetR/AcrR family transcriptional regulator; translation: MTDDARDAIMLATYEALRAEGYSELTAQSIADRTDKSKAALFYHYESKDELIGAFIDYLVEGFEARIERTSDQRPVDRLAAFVEWWCGPAAAEETGYLSAMLELRAQAPYNETYREKLRASDDQLRSALVEILEDGMDSGEFRPHDAEVVADLLLAAADGARIRQLTIGRDSYSETVRDGLVAHLLADLLEPETAYPADPSISIPPDERLDGVETSDEAEGSVRTDGEETE
- a CDS encoding MATE family efflux transporter yields the protein MSGGTDRSVNVTDGELFKPLMVLSAPIVASQVLNVGYNLADTYWVGRLGGDAIAAMSYSWAVVFLMISVGGGLTVAGTVLIAQNKGAGNYARSSHVAGQTLSFVTIVAVALAAVGYVLTPWLMRMVGADPGGDAYAYAVGYTRIMFLGIAFMFWFFIFDALSRGWGDTRTPLYLMAISVTLNVIIDPFLILGFDGNPLFAWVGATGLESTLYAATGFDGWGVDGAAIATIISRALAAAIGLYLLFTGKVGLDPSLSDLWLDRATVRKIIDIGAPVATEQGVRAFGITVLTAVIALAGTEAVAAYGIVTRLSSLLFMPALGLARGTETVVGQNLGADQVDRAKQAVKLSSIVIVSAFVVVVALAYPYAETITGIFIESGTEDAAQVVEYAAAYVFIAGPSYVMLGVFQIMLGGLRGSGSTRAAMVLSIQELWLWRIPIALVAVVWLDMGVYGVWYAVAISYVASAIITAAWFLRGTWTENVIEDDIGHHVPGD
- a CDS encoding MFS transporter encodes the protein MSENRAQFRALYLTRFAEGFGFITLITLLPYYINDLDPSGTTILGVTISAGLVIGMYTTGFTLAQTAAIVPLAWGGDRFDKRTVLLVVLAIGIGAYALFPIVDSSGSFIAIRALQGIAVTGAGLMTLSLVGQIAHAGTRANHIGKANAASFGASIIGSVSAGSLYDAFGFGPIFAIIVVIMFVAWIGTFVYLDPDETRIEGFPFTDLALNRRIVTLSTFRIQYAFSVTLVRTWIPIFAGVAAAEGGLAYGGFAVALTVTAEKFTNMCCQPFTGRLSDGYGRAAFVFAGGLAYGLIALTVPFSPAIGSALGMPSDLIITVPAILAGISLPALVPVETIPHQLTIVRDVSPAFVPLVVISGLLGVADSFREPASMALFADEGTEEGGVASSFGIRELVWRPGSVIAPLLGGWLMVEVGMSSVFFLGGAFALTGALTFLAVLLWFHGPRALTTW
- a CDS encoding SDR family NAD(P)-dependent oxidoreductase; the protein is MLDGKRAIVTGGTKGIGKAIARAYVDAGAEVVIASRDEADGTSVADEIGAEFRSVDVRDWDRVRTLVDGVAEDYGGLDVMVNNAGIGSTTGIEEMDVDEWETVVDVNLGGVMRGTKAAMAHLRETQGSVINIESIYGLRGGKGATAYSAAKGGTINFTQQVAVDYAAEGVRVNGICPGFVHTPMTDDVLEDDSFYRYVVQRTPMERAAEPDEIAPLAVFLASDGASYITGANIPVDGGWTAF